Proteins encoded together in one Gemmatimonadota bacterium window:
- a CDS encoding zinc-binding dehydrogenase, with the protein MRACVLVEPGRIEARDDVDLPVAGPTDIVVRVESALTCGTDLKAYRRGHHLMPPPTLFGHEFSGVVYDVGSKVERYSVGQPVMSVHTAPCGKCVYCKRSLQNLCPHLTKTMALGAYAEYLRVPGTVVDVNMYPKPDGLGYREAAMLEPLSCVTYCISQTLATRTDTAVVIGAGAIGLLHVMVLKEMGVGQVIVTGRHAYRLEMAKAVGADLVIDTDSEHATEAVMDATGGHGSPIVFECTGLPAVWEEAVTMVSRGGCVILFGGCPGGTKVTYDTARLHYDQITLKGIFHFTPKAVRIAYDLLADGRLDVSPLITGDRTLEDVPETFRTFRGKDTLKYAIIP; encoded by the coding sequence ATGCGCGCATGTGTGCTGGTCGAACCGGGACGGATCGAAGCCCGCGACGATGTCGATCTTCCAGTCGCGGGACCGACGGACATAGTCGTGCGGGTGGAATCCGCCCTGACTTGCGGGACCGATCTCAAGGCATACCGGAGGGGGCATCACCTCATGCCGCCGCCGACCCTGTTCGGACACGAGTTCTCGGGGGTTGTTTACGACGTAGGAAGCAAGGTGGAGCGCTACTCCGTCGGACAGCCCGTCATGTCGGTACATACCGCGCCCTGTGGAAAGTGCGTCTACTGTAAGAGATCGCTTCAGAACCTGTGCCCGCACCTGACGAAGACGATGGCCCTGGGCGCATACGCCGAATACCTGAGGGTTCCCGGCACGGTGGTCGACGTGAACATGTACCCCAAGCCCGATGGTCTGGGCTATCGCGAAGCTGCCATGCTCGAACCACTGTCCTGCGTCACCTACTGTATCAGCCAGACGCTGGCGACGCGCACGGATACCGCGGTCGTGATCGGCGCCGGCGCCATCGGGTTGCTGCATGTCATGGTGCTGAAGGAAATGGGGGTCGGGCAGGTCATCGTCACGGGGCGACACGCATACCGGCTCGAAATGGCGAAGGCAGTCGGGGCGGACCTCGTCATCGACACCGACAGCGAGCACGCAACGGAAGCCGTGATGGACGCCACCGGAGGCCACGGTTCGCCCATTGTCTTCGAATGCACGGGATTGCCCGCGGTCTGGGAAGAAGCCGTAACCATGGTCAGCAGGGGCGGATGCGTCATCCTCTTCGGTGGTTGCCCCGGCGGTACGAAAGTCACGTACGATACGGCCCGGCTTCATTATGACCAGATCACCCTCAAGGGCATTTTTCATTTCACGCCGAAGGCGGTCCGGATCGCCTACGATTTGCTCGCGGACGGGCGGCTCGACGTTTCGCCCCTGATCACGGGAGACCGCACGCTGGAGGATGTTCCGGAGACCTTCCGAACCTTCCGCGGAAAGGATACGCTGAAGTACGCGATCATTCCCTGA
- a CDS encoding membrane dipeptidase, with amino-acid sequence MLIFDGDYPMAYGGVELNRDLTLPLAEVRAADGDSGNVAFACLPEMRRGRVAAALMKFTVRRKRENSILAGLRGSAAVYGAARGQLAYYHMLAEQGEGVVLTHGEALAGHVEVWEKAEVTEGLPVGFIIGMEGADPILRPDQVHEWFEVGVRVVSLTHYGPSTYAYGTGSEGGLFAPAADLLREMAACGMLLDLTHISDESFFEAVDLYEGPVLASHQNCRALVPGQRQFSDEQLRIVIERGGVIGASMDTWMLCPWYTLDWANTGGYNRRDHYRREDITLNHVADHIDHVCQLAGNADHVAIGGDTDGQGGIDGAPCEVDSIADYQLLVPLLEGRGYARDDIEKIMYRNWVRFYTDHLPKNG; translated from the coding sequence ATGCTCATTTTCGACGGTGACTATCCCATGGCCTATGGCGGCGTGGAGTTGAACCGGGACCTCACGCTGCCCCTGGCCGAAGTGCGCGCGGCCGACGGGGATTCGGGCAACGTGGCCTTTGCATGCCTGCCCGAAATGCGTCGGGGCCGGGTGGCGGCTGCGCTCATGAAGTTCACCGTACGGCGAAAACGGGAAAACAGCATACTGGCCGGTCTCCGCGGGAGCGCGGCGGTCTATGGTGCGGCCCGTGGCCAGTTGGCCTACTACCATATGCTGGCGGAACAGGGGGAAGGCGTCGTACTCACGCACGGGGAAGCCCTGGCCGGCCATGTGGAAGTCTGGGAGAAGGCGGAGGTTACCGAAGGTCTGCCTGTCGGGTTCATCATCGGCATGGAAGGCGCCGATCCCATCCTCCGGCCGGACCAGGTACACGAATGGTTCGAAGTCGGGGTCCGCGTGGTGAGCCTGACCCACTACGGCCCGAGCACCTACGCCTACGGCACGGGTTCGGAGGGCGGCCTCTTCGCGCCCGCGGCAGACCTGCTGCGGGAGATGGCCGCCTGCGGCATGCTGCTCGATCTCACCCACATTTCGGACGAGAGTTTCTTCGAGGCCGTGGACTTGTATGAAGGTCCGGTGCTGGCCAGCCACCAGAACTGCCGCGCCCTCGTGCCCGGCCAGCGCCAGTTCTCCGACGAGCAACTCCGGATCGTCATCGAACGGGGCGGCGTCATCGGCGCATCCATGGATACCTGGATGCTCTGTCCGTGGTACACCCTCGACTGGGCGAACACCGGGGGATACAACCGCCGGGACCACTACCGGCGCGAGGACATAACACTGAACCACGTAGCCGATCATATCGATCACGTGTGCCAGCTAGCCGGTAATGCCGATCATGTGGCGATCGGCGGCGATACGGACGGGCAGGGCGGCATAGACGGTGCGCCTTGCGAAGTCGATTCCATCGCGGATTACCAGCTGCTGGTCCCCTTGCTCGAAGGCCGCGGTTACGCGCGGGATGACATTGAGAAAATCATGTACCGGAACTGGGTGCGATTCTACACGGACCACCTGCCAAAGAACGGCTGA
- a CDS encoding alcohol dehydrogenase catalytic domain-containing protein — MKAAKVYDIDDIRIEEMDTPVITARDALVRMHRCGICSGDVTPWYIRRKAPIVIGHEPSGVVEAVGDEVEGLSAGDRVFIHHHAPCYRCRHCRRGNFTMCATWKKTRLDPGGAAEYVRVPEINLRHDTLVLPDSVSFDDGALIEPVACSVKAVERSRVRPGDIVLVIGLGLMGVLNGIVARHYGAKTVIGADRVPYRLNKALELGMDHVVDVREHDLAEAVREFTDGVMADVVIVGPGSIAAMETGLTCVGKGGIVLLFMSSPEEDVLAFRPFDLYFNDVSIVCSYSCGPRDTRMALDLIEAGVVTSDQVVTHRFPLSETRRGMEITAAAQDSLKVLIQING, encoded by the coding sequence ATGAAAGCAGCAAAAGTCTACGATATCGACGATATCCGTATCGAGGAGATGGATACGCCGGTCATCACGGCGCGGGACGCCCTTGTGAGGATGCACCGTTGCGGGATCTGCAGCGGGGACGTCACCCCCTGGTACATCCGGCGCAAGGCGCCCATCGTCATCGGGCACGAGCCGTCCGGTGTCGTGGAAGCCGTGGGCGACGAGGTCGAAGGGCTTTCCGCGGGGGACCGCGTTTTCATACACCACCACGCGCCCTGCTACCGGTGCCGCCACTGCCGCCGCGGAAACTTCACCATGTGCGCCACCTGGAAGAAGACCCGGCTCGATCCCGGCGGCGCGGCCGAATACGTGCGGGTCCCCGAGATCAACCTCCGCCACGACACCCTGGTCCTGCCTGATTCGGTTTCCTTCGACGACGGCGCGTTGATCGAGCCCGTTGCCTGCTCGGTCAAGGCGGTGGAACGGTCCCGTGTCCGCCCCGGCGACATCGTGCTCGTCATCGGACTGGGCTTGATGGGCGTCTTGAACGGAATCGTAGCCCGGCACTACGGCGCGAAGACGGTCATCGGGGCCGACAGAGTACCCTACCGACTGAACAAGGCGCTCGAACTCGGCATGGACCACGTGGTGGACGTACGGGAGCACGATCTCGCGGAGGCGGTACGTGAATTCACGGACGGCGTGATGGCCGACGTGGTGATCGTCGGTCCCGGCAGCATCGCGGCAATGGAGACCGGACTGACCTGTGTGGGCAAGGGCGGGATCGTGCTGCTTTTCATGTCCTCGCCGGAGGAGGATGTGCTTGCCTTCAGGCCCTTTGACCTGTACTTTAATGACGTATCGATCGTATGCAGTTATTCCTGCGGTCCTCGCGATACCCGCATGGCGCTGGACCTTATCGAGGCCGGTGTGGTAACTTCCGACCAGGTCGTTACGCACCGCTTTCCTTTATCGGAGACACGGAGGGGCATGGAGATTACCGCCGCCGCACAGGATTCATTGAAAGTGTTGATCCAGATCAACGGGTGA
- a CDS encoding RraA family protein: protein MIGLNSPEFTQAVTSQWDGERGPDGRPVVPDSILKRMEKVTIEEAWGVIGGKGYNYQFAGDWQILHPDRTLVGRAVTGVYVPIRPDLESAIQADGAEHGCIGGQNSWIIDTLEPNDVIVIDLFGKVKFGTFAGDNLGNSIYAKTGTGMVIDGGIRDLQRLYEIPMASYIRGVDPTAIADVTLLGINVPVRIGLEATCVPGDIVLGTREGVIFIPPHLAEQVVIESEETRMRDAWGHQQLREGTYTPGEIDREWTPEMTAEFEAWRQRQASDDP, encoded by the coding sequence ATGATCGGTTTGAACAGTCCGGAGTTCACGCAAGCCGTCACCTCGCAGTGGGACGGCGAACGGGGTCCGGACGGGCGCCCCGTCGTGCCTGACAGCATCCTGAAACGGATGGAGAAAGTAACTATTGAGGAAGCATGGGGCGTCATCGGAGGAAAGGGATACAACTACCAGTTCGCGGGGGACTGGCAGATCCTCCACCCCGATCGCACCCTGGTCGGCCGCGCGGTGACCGGCGTCTACGTGCCCATCCGCCCCGACCTGGAATCGGCCATCCAGGCCGACGGCGCTGAACATGGCTGCATAGGCGGCCAGAACTCCTGGATCATCGATACGCTCGAACCCAACGACGTGATCGTCATCGACCTCTTCGGAAAGGTCAAGTTCGGCACCTTCGCCGGCGATAATCTCGGCAATTCCATCTATGCCAAGACCGGAACGGGCATGGTCATCGACGGAGGCATCCGGGACCTGCAGAGGCTTTACGAAATCCCCATGGCCTCCTACATCCGCGGAGTCGATCCCACGGCCATCGCCGACGTAACTCTTCTCGGCATCAACGTTCCGGTACGTATCGGCCTCGAAGCCACCTGCGTACCCGGGGACATCGTCCTCGGAACGCGGGAAGGGGTCATCTTCATTCCGCCGCACCTGGCGGAACAGGTTGTCATCGAATCGGAAGAAACCAGGATGCGGGACGCCTGGGGCCACCAGCAGCTTCGCGAGGGCACCTACACGCCTGGCGAGATCGACCGCGAATGGACCCCTGAGATGACGGCCGAATTCGAGGCCTGGCGGCAGCGGCAGGCCTCGGACGACCCGTAG
- a CDS encoding prohibitin family protein, giving the protein MSDYDIREQLPGSNIPYLKIAIGIVVLLVLYNSYAVIGAGERGVVFSKFGGVQDRVLSEGLQFKLPFIEDVIPVDVKIKKSETAATASTKDLQTVSSTIALNYHVDPGAVNTVYQEIGIFFKERVIDPAVQEAVKAVSAQYTAEELITRRADVKDEIKESLTTRLITFNMIVDEFNIVDFAFSQTFNMAIEAKQTAEQQALKAQRDLERIRIEAEQKVAQAQAEAEAQRLQRATITPTLLQLRAIEKWDGHFPQVIGQAMPFIDLKTLGPQTR; this is encoded by the coding sequence ATGTCTGACTATGATATCCGGGAGCAGCTGCCCGGCAGCAACATACCCTATCTCAAGATTGCCATCGGCATCGTCGTGCTGCTGGTGTTGTACAACTCATACGCCGTCATTGGCGCCGGCGAGCGCGGCGTCGTGTTCAGCAAGTTCGGTGGCGTCCAGGACCGCGTCCTGTCCGAAGGCCTGCAGTTCAAGCTGCCCTTCATCGAGGACGTGATCCCCGTCGACGTCAAGATCAAGAAGTCGGAAACGGCCGCCACGGCCTCCACCAAGGACCTGCAGACCGTCTCATCCACAATTGCGCTCAACTATCACGTGGATCCCGGCGCGGTGAACACGGTCTACCAGGAAATCGGCATCTTCTTCAAGGAGCGGGTCATCGATCCGGCAGTGCAGGAAGCCGTCAAGGCGGTGTCCGCCCAGTACACCGCGGAGGAACTGATCACGCGCCGCGCCGACGTCAAGGATGAAATCAAGGAATCCCTCACGACTCGGCTGATAACCTTCAACATGATCGTAGACGAGTTCAACATCGTCGACTTCGCTTTTTCTCAGACCTTCAACATGGCGATCGAAGCCAAGCAGACGGCAGAGCAGCAGGCCCTGAAGGCCCAGCGCGACCTGGAGCGAATCCGCATCGAGGCCGAGCAGAAAGTGGCGCAAGCCCAGGCCGAAGCCGAGGCACAACGCCTGCAGCGCGCCACGATCACGCCGACCCTGCTGCAGTTGCGTGCGATCGAGAAGTGGGACGGACATTTCCCCCAGGTCATCGGCCAGGCCATGCCCTTCATCGATCTGAAGACGCTGGGACCCCAGACCAGGTAG